From Mercenaria mercenaria strain notata chromosome 17, MADL_Memer_1, whole genome shotgun sequence, the proteins below share one genomic window:
- the LOC123551886 gene encoding uncharacterized protein LOC123551886: MEDIKKSKEQLLRELKKHKNEATDSIRKFRKEMEALLEKLEEDSIKEVEAEYEKIESVLHKQIKEAEAFNVDLVQYYKKLERSAGNKAQEFVCVKQTEKTTSKAENAEQVLRKEPDVQIGFQPDVTIKNFLKQLKTLGKISITRTTVYTKRAENEINVKLTTGETFLHCCIFSSCFISDGSLLLTDFNNRKLKHLNISTATVKDHLDLNAEPFAVCQIRDDEAAVSLVNKTIQFVSLGNKITTTKQLKLNHYCYGLANKNERLFITDYGSTVYIHDMTGTMLHKITADRSGNAIFSDSRHISLSTNRDRVYIADANKGLITLDTQGNYVSTFNDPDVFNPCAVCTDGRGNIFVSSHGSSNIVQISEESNRKLGVLRGRMRLLSVSFDPQQNKLAL, translated from the coding sequence atggaggATATAAAGAAGTCAAAAGAGCAACTATTAAGAGAGCTGAAGAAACACAAGAACGAGGCAACTGATTCAATTAGAAAATTCAGAAAGGAAATGGAAGCTTTGCTTGAGAAACTTGAAGAGGATTCCATAAAGGAGGTTGAAGCAGAGTATGAAAAGATTGAAAGTGTATTACACAAACAAATCAAGGAAGCAGAGGCATTCAATGTTGACCTTGTACAATACTACAAGAAACTGGAGAGGTCTGCTGGAAATAAAGCACAGGAGTTTGTCTGTGTTAAACAGACTGAGAAAACTACCAGTAAAGCTGAAAATGCTGAACAAGTTCTGAGAAAAGAACCAGATGTGCAAATAGGATTTCAACCTGATGTAACAATCAAAAACTTCCTTAAACAATTAAAGACACTCGGCAAGATCTCTATTACAAGAACAACAGTGTACACAAAGAGAGCAGAGAATGAAATTAATGTGAAATTGACAACAGGCGAAACATTTCTGCATTGCTGTATTTTTAGTTCCTGTTTCATTTCAGATGGCAGCCTACTACTGACAGACTTCAACAACAGAAAGCTTAAACATCTGAATATTTCCACAGCTACAGTAAAGGATCATCTAGATCTTAATGCTGAACCATTTGCTGTCTGTCAGATCAGGGATGATGAAGCTGCAGTCAGCCTTGTTAACAAGACCATCCAGTTTGTATCACTGGGTAATAAGATAACTACTACAAAACAACTGAAACTTAATCATTACTGTTATGGTCTGGCTAACAAGAATGAGAGACTGTTTATAACTGACTATGGTTCCACAGTTTATATTCATGATATGACTGGTACCATGCTCCACAAAATCACAGCAGACAGATCAGGCAATGCAATTTTTAGTGACAGCAGACATATCAGTCTCAGCACTAACAGAGACAGGGTGTATATAGCTGATGCGAACAAAGGTTTGATCACACTAGACACTCAGGGAAATTATGTATCAACATTTAATGATCCTGATGTATTTAACCCTTGCGCAGTATGCACCGATGGAAGAGGAAACATATTTGTCAGTTCACATGGATCCTCAAACATTGTGCAGATAAGTGAGGAATCTAACAGGAAGTTAGGTGTACTCAGAGGTAGGATGAGACTTCTCTCTGTTTCATTTGACCCACAGCAGAACAAACTTGCTCTCTAA